In Thiovibrio frasassiensis, one DNA window encodes the following:
- the gmd gene encoding GDP-mannose 4,6-dehydratase gives MKKALITGITGQDGSYLAEFLLEKGYEVHGIKRRASSFNTQRVDHIYQDPHVQDAHFKLHYGDVTDSSNLTRILQEVKPDEVYNLAAQSHVAVSFEAPEYTADVVAMGTLRLLESIRLLGLEKKTRFYQASTSELYGLVQETPQKETTPFYPRSPYAAAKLYAYWITVNYREAYGMYACNGILFNHESPRRGETFVTRKITRGLANMAQGLEQSLYLGNMDALRDWGHAKDYVMMQWLMLQQEQPEDYVIATGVQYSVRQFVIWSAAELGITLEFVGKGVEEHGVVKAIVGDKAPALKVGDIIVRVDPRYFRPAEVETLLGDPSKAKEKLGWVPEITVQEMCAEMVAHDLEEARRNALLKASGYSVSICTER, from the coding sequence GGCCAGGATGGCTCTTACCTTGCGGAATTTCTTCTTGAAAAGGGGTACGAGGTGCACGGGATCAAGCGGCGTGCCTCATCGTTCAACACCCAGCGAGTGGATCACATTTATCAGGACCCGCATGTGCAAGATGCCCATTTCAAGCTGCACTACGGCGATGTGACGGATTCCTCCAACCTGACCCGTATTCTGCAGGAAGTCAAGCCCGACGAGGTCTACAACCTGGCCGCGCAATCGCATGTGGCGGTAAGCTTCGAAGCCCCGGAATATACGGCGGACGTGGTTGCCATGGGCACCCTGCGGTTGCTGGAATCCATCCGCCTTCTCGGGCTGGAAAAGAAGACCCGCTTTTACCAAGCCTCGACCTCCGAGCTTTACGGCCTGGTGCAGGAAACTCCGCAGAAGGAGACCACGCCCTTCTACCCGCGCAGCCCCTACGCGGCAGCAAAACTCTATGCCTATTGGATTACAGTGAATTACCGCGAAGCCTATGGCATGTATGCCTGTAACGGCATCCTCTTCAATCACGAATCGCCGCGTCGTGGCGAAACCTTTGTGACCCGGAAAATCACCCGTGGCCTGGCCAATATGGCGCAAGGGCTGGAGCAATCTCTTTATCTGGGCAACATGGACGCTCTGCGGGACTGGGGGCATGCCAAAGATTACGTCATGATGCAGTGGTTGATGCTGCAACAGGAGCAGCCCGAAGATTATGTCATTGCCACCGGCGTGCAATACAGTGTGCGCCAGTTTGTCATCTGGTCGGCAGCAGAACTGGGTATTACCCTTGAGTTTGTCGGCAAGGGAGTGGAGGAGCACGGTGTGGTGAAAGCTATTGTCGGAGATAAGGCTCCGGCGCTCAAGGTGGGAGACATCATCGTTCGCGTGGACCCACGCTATTTTCGGCCGGCCGAGGTGGAAACCCTGTTGGGCGACCCAAGCAAGGCGAAGGAAAAGCTCGGTTGGGTTCCGGAAATCACGGTGCAGGAGATGTGTGCAGAAATGGTGGCGCATGACCTGGAAGAAGCCCGGCGTAATGCTTTGTTGAAGGCCAGCGGCTA